DNA sequence from the Anser cygnoides isolate HZ-2024a breed goose chromosome 22, Taihu_goose_T2T_genome, whole genome shotgun sequence genome:
CACCGAGGGACCCGCGCGTGGCCTCAGGGATCGGCGTGCGCCCCGCGTGCACTGGGGAGATCGTGCATGCATGTgccagtgtgtgtgtgtgtgtgtgtgcatgtacgtgtgtgtgcgtgcactCAGGAGGGTGCCAAAGGCTGGACGTGTTTTTTGCGCAGGGCCGTGCCGGTGGCTTTGCAGAGAAAGGCTGGCACCGGTGCGCAGCCCGGGGGGGCGTCGGAGGGGGCCGGGGACACTGGCGGAGCCACCACGTGTGGGGACCGtcggccctgcagccccccgccctccccacgccacgggcagcccctgcccacacCGGCGTGGCCGAAatgggcaccggcaccgccgccACCTCCCGTgggccctgcccggccgcagcccccagcccatgcCGTGCCCCCGCGCCGCAGCCAGCCCCGCTCGGCTGGCGGCTGCGGGTGGGGAAGGAGCCGGGCGAGCCGCCGCGCCGTTTTGCAGCGAGCCGCAGATGCCAGCTCGCGGCGAGGGTCCCCGTGGCGTCCCCCCCTcgccccggcacccccggccACCCCCGGCACGTGCAGGCCGAGCAGGGTgcccggctccccgccgccctgcccgcTCGCTCCATTgttcagccccagccctgctatCGCCTGCATCTCGCCCAGGTCCCATTTTGCGGCGTGTAGGCAGATCTGTAGATttggaagggtttttttttttttttttttttttttttttgagtacaGAGTGACAGATGGCGAGTCCTCCTTCCCCAGAGAGACAAATCTCCCTGAATGCAAGCGCATGTCAATCATTAGCTCTCATGTGATAGCTCTCGCGCATGACGTGCCAACCATATGGcactggcagcagagctggtacCCCCTTTGCTGGGTAGAGATGCCACTCTCGCCTCCTTTTGGATAGAGGActgcaggaggctggagcacctcaaGGAGCCGCGTCCTGGTCCCAGAAGATGCTGGGAACAATGAAATAAGAATTCCTCCAGTCAGCGCCGAAGGTGAGTTATGTAAGAAGtggagggctgggagggcagcGGAGGAAACTTGAATGGAGAAAAGGCAACTTCCatgttgattttgtttctcCGCCACGTCTcgccctttttttcccccttctttcgTTCTCCCCCATCCCTCGCTTCCCCCGgtccccgccggccccgcagGTGGATTTTTCCCCCCGACACCccctggaggtgggggggggggggcaggggcatttccccccacaccccgccgcccccctcccccccccccccccgcggtggCCGCGCCCGGGGCTCCCGGGGCGGCGCGGTCCCGCCGGGACGGAgcgggcagcggcggccgccccgcaTCAACGAAATCGGCGCGGagccgcggcgccgccgcccccgggggcCCCTGCCCGCCGGAGccgcccccccgctcccccgcggcgcccccggcccccgccccgggcggcgccccccgccccggccccgccgcgccgcccggccccgggggcgaCCCCGCGGgctccgccgcccgcgccccccccccgcgccccccaccGCGGAGGGGGGGGCCCCGGGcacggccgcccccgccgccccccgccgcgccgccgtTCGCTGCCGCCGCGGTTTGCGGGCCGCGCTCCGccggcggcccgggggggggctccggggcggcggggctcgggggggggcccggcaggagctgccccggccggggggtggggggcggccgggaacgggggtggggggcgcgggggtggggggcacggccgcggtcgggctgcccggccccgggacggcggcggcggagccgtGGCCGGAGCCGTTTCGGCTGCGGCGGCGGGGAAAAGTTGGAGGCGTCGAAgaggggccgcggccccggggccggcccgcgggggctccgggccggggggcgccggggcggggggcgcggggagggggcgcggcggccgccgggggagcggggcggcggcggggggaagGAaccggggagagggggggggggacggacccGGGGCGCGGCGCCCCGCCCCGAGGgtgccccggtgcccccggtgcCGGGCAgcccgggcggggggcggcggggggcggcccctCCGCGCATTCGTTTTCGCctccccggggccgctcccggAGCCGGGGAACGGCGGCTccgcccgcgccccccccccccccaacctcctccTTCCCCGGAGGCCGGCGGCGagccccggcggggcgggggcggcggggccggttCGGCCGCGGTAACGGCGCTCTTTGCCCCCGCTGCAGCCATCATGTTGACGCGACTTTTCAGCGAGCCCAGCCTCATCCCCGAAGTTCAGAAATTCTCCAGCTGGGCCGAGGAGTGCGAGGAGGATGCCCGCAGCGACAAGGAGGAGCGGAAGGGTAAGGGCTGCGCCCTCCCCGAGGAGCCGCCCGAGGGCTCGCTGGGGGAGAgcaaggaggaaggggagctAGGCggggacgaggaggaggaggaggaggaggaggaaggcctggaggaggccgagGGCGACCGGCCCAAGAAGCGCGGCCCCAAGAAGCGCAAGATGACCAAGGCGCGGCTGGAGCGCTCCAAGCTGCGGCGGCAGAAGGCGAACGCCCGCGAGCGGAACCGCATGCACGACCTGAACGCGGCCCTGGACAACCTGCGCAAGGTGGTGCCCTGCTACTCCAAGACCCAGAAGCTGTCCAAGATCGAGACCCTGCGCCTGGCCAAGAACTACATCTGGGCCCTCTCCGAGATCCTGCGCTCGGGCAAGCGGCCCGACCTGGTGTCCTACGTGCAGACTCTGTGCAAGGGGCTCTCGCAGCCCACCACCAACCTGGTGGccggctgcctgcagctcaACTCCCGCAACTTCCTGACggagcagggccaggagggGGGCCGCTACCACGGCCCCAACGCCTCCTTCGCCGTGCACCCCTACCCCTACCCCTGCTCGCGGCTGGCCGCGGCGCAGTGCCCGCCGCCCGCGGGGCCCGGCTCGCACGGGCTGAGGACACACAGCTACTGCGCCTCCGCCTACGAGAGCCTCTACGGCAACGCGTCCCCCGACTACAACAGCTCGGAGTACGACGGCGGGCTCAGCCCCCCCCTGTGCATTAACGGCAACTTCTCCCTCAAGCAAGACTCTTCCCCCGACCACGAGAAAAGCTACCACTACTCTATGCACTACTCGGCGCTGCCCGGCTCCCGCCCCGCCGGCCACAACCTGGTCTTCGGCTCGGCGGGGATGCGCGGGGGGGTGCACTCCGAGAACATCTTCCCCTACGACATGCACCTCCCGCACGAGCGGGGCCCCATGTACGAGGAGCTCAACGCCTTCTTCCACaactgacccccccccacacacacacaccccggccccgccgccgccccctccccgtgcccgccctcctcctcctcctccttccctctcccccccccccccccccccgcagccccggccgggggggccgcggcggccccgcggaCCGGCCCCCGGGGCTCCGCCGTGGGCTTTGGTGCAATATGGGgacccggccccggcggcgggtCCCCGAGCCCCGTGGGgacaaagtgcttttttttggaggatttctccttttttttttttttttaaaaaaaattattattattatttatcccgcgaggggggggggcgccgaGCGCTGCCCAAGGCCCCCCCGGCAGCGGCGGAGGCGcgcccgcagcccggcccggggcgCTGGGTCGGGCCGCGTCGTTTGCTTTTTAATTCGTTTTTATTTCTcgccccccaacacccccccccccgccccgccccgtaCGGTTTTGGGCCGTTTCTCCCCTCCGCCGCCGTGAGCCCCCCCGAGCATTGGACACCCGCTGCCCCGGCCCGTGGGAGCGAGAGGAGAGCGCGCTGCGGCGCGGAGCGAAACTTTCCGAAGCAATAAAGAGGCGAAACGGAGACCCCAATATTTCTATCTATGCAAgcaggcccggcccggcggaCGCTCAGAGATGCACTTTGCTTtgggggggcccggcccggccccgctcccggccccggtgCCCGGAGCTCCTCTCGCAGCGCGTGTGTCAGGACGTTTTTTACCTGTTTTAAAAAACTTGAAacggaaaaacaaaaaaaaaaaaaaaagaaaaaataggaaaaaaaaaaaaaaaaaaaaaattgcagagcCGCCCCGGTTTTCCCGAGCTggcggagccggggccgggcacggCAGGGCAGCCCGCAGCTATGCAAGCGGGAgcggccggggctggcggggctccggcggggctggcggcgccccggcccccgcggcTCCCGGTCCCGAGCCGGCCCCTTCGTCTTCGCCCCGGTGTGATGCATTCCTTCGGTCGGGAGACGCCGGAAACCGGAGATAACGCTATTTTTGAACCTGCCCGCACCACCTTAGAGAAACCAGCATTTTTAGAGAccagggagaaggaggaggatttctgagaaatgttttaaaaacgaaaacaaacaaacaaaaagttttgcaaaaaaaaaacaaaacacaaaaacagaaaaaaaaaaacaaaaccaagaaaaaaaaacaaaacaaaacaaaaaaacagttgtaGCAAAGGGGACCCGCCTGTCCGACACCAGAAGTGCTTTCGTGTTTCTGTTCCGTTTCATTTcgattaataaatatttatggcCAACGATATGCAAGAGCCCCCCCCGCGCCGGGACCGCgcccgctccgcgccccccgctccccgccgccgcggACACTGCttggcggcgggggcggcgcgggggctcCGGGCCGGGGTCCCGGCACCACCACTGCATGCatcggccccccccgggcccccccggcccgctgGACGCTTgcagccccgcggcggcggcccccgccAGGACTTCTCGGCCGTGACGAGCCGCGGCCGGTGCGATGCGAGGCGAACCTGTAATTACCGAGCGTCCTTCGACGGCGATTAATAAATATTCAATGTTGACTCCGCCGCCTTCGCCGCTTTCCTTCCGacccgcccgccccggggcacggaggggggggggataacggggggcagagggggggggcggaacgacccccgccccgcgccggaCCCCGGGACCGGCCCCGGGACCGCTTCGCCGCTCCGCCGTGCCAGAGTGCGCGGCCCGCGGTGGGGCGGCGCTGATATAACGCGGCTCTGCCCCACGGGTGTCCCCCCCGGGACCGCGGAGGCGGTGTCCCCCCCACGCCAATAAAGGCACCGGGAACCGGAGCCGCGGACCCGGCTcggtcccggccccgcggccACCGGCGAGCCGCGGCGGGCAGCCCGGGCGGTGGCACCGCTCCGCTCCCTCGGGGACGGCGGCTCTGGGCCGGCCTCGGTCCGCTGCCCGCGGCTGGCATCGATCCGCGGTGCCGGTGGCCCCGGCGCGGTGCCCGGTGGCGGTGGCCAGGCCGGGTCCTTTGTGGCCGCCCCGGTGCTCGGTCGGCTCGGAGCCTCGGCACGGAGCCCGGTGCGCGGTGCGCGGTGCCCGGTACCCGGTACCCGATGCCCAGTGCCCGGTGCCTGGTACCCGGTACCCGGTGCCCGatgcccggtgcccggtgcccggtgtgcccggtgcccggtgccggtgcGCGGCGCGGAGCTGTCCGCCGCGGCGGTGCTGAGCGGGCGCCGTGCCCAGCCGCCTGCCCCGGCCAACCGCCGCCGGTGCCTTCGCCGTCCCCGCCACCGGGGCTCATCCCCCGCCGGCCGCGACCCCGGGACGCGGAACGGGCTCCCGGGCACACGGCGCCGGTCCCCCCGGGCCCGCGGGCTGCAggcaccgggcaccggcaccgggagtGCGGGGACGGAGCCCTCGGCTTCCCTCGGGGAAGCCGCTACGGGGGAAAACTCGAGTGGGGGCAGCGTGCTCCGTGCCCCTGCGGCCCCGcggatttgggggaaaatccGCCGTGATCGGGGCCGCGGGCAGGGACGGCCCCGGCCGGGGCTGGAAGCGGCCCGACGGGAAGCGGCTCCGGCCCTGCCCCGACGAACCGGGCCAGGCCGGGGGAGCGGGGTCCCCACGAGGtgcgcggggccccccccgagccctcccaAAGCCCCGCcgaccccggccccggccctcgCCGGTGCCCGCGGGGGAGCGGATCCTCTTCCGAcggccgccgcccggccccgggacGGGAACGGTTTCTCTGCGGGAAaagccccggggcggggggtgcggggccgggggggctccgggcggccgggccgggcgggcggcggctgcggcggggccgccAAGGGGGCGAGGAGCCGGCGTTTGGggccggcaccggcaccggggccCGGAGATGCGGCGGCGAAATGCGGGAGAGCACcggaaaggggaggggggggcaggcggcgggacccccgggggggctgcgggaggaggggggggtccGGCATCTGCTCGCCCCCGGGGCTCCGGGAAGGGCCCGGCGGGGAAGGGCCCGGTGTCCCCGGGCtgcacggcggggccgggcttTACCGCCTCCGTTTGGGGCCGcggtttctttttaattcccGTGATTTTGGCTCCCCAGAgcccgggcggccccgccgAGGCGCGGTGCTGCGGGCGCTGCTCGGGCACGGAGCGGCCCCGCAatgcggccccgccgccgggcacGGCTCCGAGGAGAGCTCCGGTGCGAGGCTCCGGTGCGAGGCTCCGCTGCACGGCTCCGGTGCACGGCCACGGTGCGAGGCTCCGGTGTACGGCCGAGGTGCGAGGAACCGGTGCCCGGCCCCGGTTCCCCGCCCCGGTTCCCCGCCCCGGTGCCCGGCCTGCCCGCTCTCGGTGCTCCGCTCCCGTTCCCACCGGAGGGAGCCGGGAGGCCGGGAGttgcccccgcagcccccgctggGATCTGGCACAATTTCGTGTGACCGCGGGATCGGGGccatttggggtcggggggtaccgggggggtaCCGGGGACCCGCACCCCGCGGGACCGGGGCCACCGCGAGCATCCAACGGGCGCATTTCGGCCGGGCTCAGCCGGGCAGGGCGAGACCGGGGGGGCGATTTCtgccccccctttgcccccccagcccctgggcccCTCCAGGTCGGGCGTTCCCGGCGCCCCCGGTGCcccgagcccggcccggccccgcggagcgcgggggggggggcgggggggcgcggggcgagcGCCAGCTCCGGGTCGCCGCTGCCACCGGCGAGtgccagccggggggggggaggaggagtcATTGCTTCAGTTTAAATTTCATGGCATCTGTTCATTATTATACAGTGCGGATTTTTATATGGACAGCTAAATTAAAGACAGATTTCTGCCAAAATTGCAGATACCATAAAAAACGGATGCTGCCGGCGCTGGGAGCCCGCCGCGCTGCGGAGCCCGGCCCGACGCCGCCACCGGgccagcccggccgggccgagacccccccccggggccgggagggggctgcgggggacgcgggggccgcgggggctgcgggggctgcgggggctgcgggggcttcGTCTGCTCGGGAgcggccgccggggccggggctgcccggggtggtggtggtgggggggggggggggggtcggggcgggccggggctggcagcgggccCCGGTGTACCGGGGGGCTGCCgagccgccccctcccccaggccGGCCTGCCAGGATTCATCGCAGAGGAGTTAAAACAAGGACATCTGTGCCTGGAATCGCTGCGAAGCTCCAAACCTGCCAACGCCtgctggcacggccccgccgagcAAATGCCTGGTTCTCCGGAATGCTGCGCAGCCTGGCAGCCCCCGCGGcacagcccggcccggcccggcccggcccggctcggctcggctcggcccggggCCTCTCCCCCCGTGGGGTGAcccccggccggcccccggggccgcccccacTCGCGGTGGTGCCCGTGGGGAGCTCCCCACGCCCCGTGGGGACGGGCACGGGGGTGGGCGGGGAGGGGACCCCCGGGGACGGGGGAGcagccgggggcggggggggggagcaccccTCTGCGGAGCCCTCCCCAGGCccgggggggcagagggggcacagccccggcgggggccgcgggggagGCCGGAGCCAGCGGGCGCGGGGCCAGCCCTGGCCGGGAGCGGCGGGGAGCAGGTGGCGCCCACCTGAGCCCCCCATAGCAGCCGGGCCCTCGCTGCGGGACCCCGCTGCACGGCGGGAGCCTCGCACAGCCGCGGGgatccttccttcccttcccttcccttcccccttcccttcccttcccttcccttcccttcccttcccccttcccttcccttcccttcccttcccttcccttcccttcccttcccttcccttcccttcccttcccttcccccttcccttcccttcccttcccccttcccttcccttcccttcccttcccttcccccttcccttcccttcccttcccttcccttcccttcccttcccccttcccttcccccttcccttcccccttcccttcccccttcccttcccttcccttcccttcccttcccttcccttcccttcccttcccttcccttcccttcccttcccttccctttttctgggACCCCCATCCTGGgctccagccccatccccttGGCACCTCTGGATGCCCAACTGTGTGTGCcaccctctccccatccccatccccatccctgtccccatccccatccccgtccccgcaCCCCGGGGCCAGGCCCGCCCCCCCGGCTCGCTGccctcgcccccctccccgtggcAGGCGGTGGCACATCTCATATGGGAAATGTCCATTTTGTTGCTACTTAAAAGCTGATTTACGGCGGCTGCATCGCAGCCCTGCCTTGGCCTGCGTCCCTCCCATAATCTGCCCATTTCTCTTGGCAGCTCCGCCGCGGCCGGGCTCGCCCGAGGTCTGCGGCGGGCGgcagcagcgcccggcccccccccccgggcccccttCGGCTCCGTCCCCTCTCCTCCCGCCGGCtcgggcagcctgttcctcaTGCTGGTGCTCACAGCTGGATCCCATCTGCTTTGATCGGATCCTGACAGCGAGGAGACAGCAGCTCCGCTTGATGCCTCCGCGCACCCGGAGCGGCGACGGAGGGGCCCCGCCACCCCCAAACACCCACCTgggccacggggctggggggcgcagCACCAGggggggctctgcagcaccgCTACAAAGCCCTGACCCGCTCCCGTCCTTGGGTTGGGCAGAGAGGGCCTGGAAGCGGGGCAGGACAGATGGCCGCGGTGGCCCGGAGAGACCCCGGTGGCTGCGTGGGGCACGGTGGCAGTGCCAGGGCTGGGCCGAggtcccgcagcccccgcgccgCTGCCCCGCGGTGAGCGGCCTCCCGGCTGGCCTGGCCCTCCCGCACGCTCCTAATTAAATTTTACCCGACTATAAATCTTTTTGTTAAATGTAATTGAAAAACACACCTTTGGAATCATCAAATTAACCCGGCATCCTCTTTATTAGAGTAATTAAAGCCTTTCTCAAGTTAGCGCCGGGCGGATCGGCTGGATTGTGCCGTAATCCCGGCAAAGCAAACAAGTTCAGAGCAAAACTAATTACATTTAGAACAGCTGTGATAATAATCCTAATTCAACCCCATTTGGTGCCTAAAATCCGGAGATCCAGCAgcgagggcaggaggaggggtgCCCGCGGCCGAGCTCTGCCCTTGGGCTCCCGCACGGCCCcaagcccctggcagcaggggctgcGTGGTGCCAggaccccagcacccatgggtgctccgtGGGATCACCCTTCCCAAGCCCTGCACTCCTCCATGCTCGCAGGGCCAAGCGGTGAGGCCGGGGCACCCTTGAATCGCCCATGGCAAGCTCTGCATCAGCTCCATCACTGGATGGTTTGGGGATGCTTGGGGAGAGAGAATGGGTAtggggcaggatgaggccccctccccagcttgtTCTGGCTCACCCCAAACCTCGGGGAGCCCCCCGCGGCTGCTCCTTTGGGGTGCCCTCTTCCTCACCCACAGCTCCCGAATCCCCTCTCCCCACCGCCCGCCCGACCCCGGAGCCCCCGCGCCTGGCACCGCCGGGGACGTGGCGGGGAgggcggtggcggcggtggcAGCCCCGGCGGTGGCACGgtgcccggcccccccagcctccccggGGACGCGGGATCGTGCGGCCGCAGCTGGCGCGCGCAGCCGTAATGGCCACGGCTGGGCTGGCACGGCGGCCCCGCGCCTGCGGGCAcgcgggcagcagcagcttgtgcGCGGTTTGTCCTTGACGAGTCCCTGCGCGGCCGCCCCGGCACAAAGCCCCCGCCGCCGAGACCCTCCCCAGCTCATCACACGCGTGGCACCGTGGCCTCGCCGGGCTGGGGTCCGGCCGGGGCGCCCCAACCCACCGCCAAGGGAAGACCCCTCCCCACCATGGGCATCGGCCTCGTGCCGTTGGCATCCTCCTGGCGGCGGAGGCCGGGGGTCGAGGCCGAGCCCCCCCAGCGGCAGCGCCACGCGCGGAGccgggcgggagggagggaggccggCTGCATCCCGGCGGGGACCTCGGGGGAGCGTTTGCTACAAATGTATATTGGAGCTTTTTATTAAAGTTGCCAAAAATTTGTGTTAGCTAATGGATTCTTAATTCTGTCTAaaatgagagaaggaaaattatGCTATTCATCTTGTATTGGTTTGAAATCACATCTGACAACTAATCGATCATACTGTGGGACATTAACTCCTTTGGATTGGGGCCCAAGCCGGCTCTCGCAGGCTCCCTCGCTCGCGCGCTGGATTAATTTAACTACTTTACTGCTGGTATTTTGGCACGTGGCTCCGAGGGCTGGTTCCTCTCCGGTTGGTGCTGCTGAATTATTTGCCTTTCTCCGGATACAGCTGGCACGTCTCGCCGCATTatcccccgccccgccggctcCGCGACCGCCCCTCCGCGTGCCGCCGGCGCCCTTCACCCGACCTTCACCCCGTGGCCGCggccccccaggtccccccgcgccccccgtgtccctctTGGGGTTATTTTTTAGGCCGGGCCCTGGGTGAGCATCGGGGGATGCCCAGGGGGACAAAGGGAAGGTCTCGGGGACCACACGGCGGGGGTGGCCTTGCTCCCTGGCCCTGCAGGTGagccgtgcctcagtttccccattgcTCCACGGGTCCCCAGGGCGAGCGGGGGTCCCCCCCTGGGTTCCCCCCAGGGAACGCGGAGCTGGTGTGGGACAAAGCCCGGCCAAGACGCCCCCTGCCACCGCGCGTCCCCatccagccaccagcagcacccagcgggACCTGGAGCACCCCGGGGAGCACCCGGCTTATATAGCGGGGGTGGGCGGGGCAGCGGGCGGGGCCGGCTGCGATTGGTCAGCAGCACGAGTCCTGACAGTGGATTGGATGGAGGAATGAGTCCCGGATGGGGATTGGCCAGgagctgtccccgtccctggggccaggagggtccccgggggcacccaggggtgcggACGCGCTGCTGGGGACGCTGGCGCCCCGCGGGAGCCACCCCCGGCGCCCCcgtcccatgggtgctgcggcacccgggggtcccggtgcccagGGAGGGGCCgcagcggggcccggcccccccagcgctgggggcacggggacagccccTGCACCACGGTGGCTTCTGGTGGCTCCTGCGCGTGGGAAGCCGTCCGCCACGATGTGTCCGTCTGTCCGGCGGGTGCCTGCCCGCCTCTGGCTGTGCACCCAGCTGGGTGTCTGCCTGCTGGGACCTCCCGTCCATCCCACCTGCCCGTCCGTCCATCCCTCTGTCTGTCCGCCCTCCTGCatgtccgtccgtccgtccgtccgtccatccatccacccatccatccacgtgtctgtctgtccgtccacCCACCCGTCCGTGCACccatctgtccgtccatccACCCTCCCATCCACGCACCCACCTATCCGTCTGCTCGTCTCCCCACCCGTCTCCGAGTTACCtctccgtccgtccgtctgtccgtccacccatccacccatccGTCTTCCCACCCATCCATCTctccgtccgtctgtctgtccattGCTCCCCCCGGATGCCGTGCCCCCCGCACGTCCCCGGGGGGCTGTGTCACCCCCGCGTGGGGCACGCTCACCAGGGGGTGCACACGATTACCCGGTGCACGGCCTCGGGTGCGTGTGCGCGTGCAGAGCCCAGCTTTGCACACTTGTGCGCTACGTGGACGGGGTGCGCACAGCTGGTGCGTGTGtctgtgcacgtgtgtgtg
Encoded proteins:
- the NEUROD2 gene encoding neurogenic differentiation factor 2, encoding MLTRLFSEPSLIPEVQKFSSWAEECEEDARSDKEERKGKGCALPEEPPEGSLGESKEEGELGGDEEEEEEEEEGLEEAEGDRPKKRGPKKRKMTKARLERSKLRRQKANARERNRMHDLNAALDNLRKVVPCYSKTQKLSKIETLRLAKNYIWALSEILRSGKRPDLVSYVQTLCKGLSQPTTNLVAGCLQLNSRNFLTEQGQEGGRYHGPNASFAVHPYPYPCSRLAAAQCPPPAGPGSHGLRTHSYCASAYESLYGNASPDYNSSEYDGGLSPPLCINGNFSLKQDSSPDHEKSYHYSMHYSALPGSRPAGHNLVFGSAGMRGGVHSENIFPYDMHLPHERGPMYEELNAFFHN